A region of Arabidopsis thaliana chromosome 5, partial sequence DNA encodes the following proteins:
- the SPT42 gene encoding SPT4 homolog 2 (SPT4 homolog 2 (SPT42); EXPRESSED IN: 22 plant structures; EXPRESSED DURING: 13 growth stages; CONTAINS InterPro DOMAIN/s: Transcription initiation Spt4-like (InterPro:IPR016046); BEST Arabidopsis thaliana protein match is: Transcription initiation Spt4-like protein (TAIR:AT5G08565.1).) encodes MGSAPAQIPTSFGHELRACLRCRLVKTYDQFRDAGCENCPFFKMEEDHERIVEVTTPNFNGIISVMDPSRSWAARWLRIVCSWLLHTCCLRATP; translated from the exons ATGGGAAGCGCACCAGCTCAGATTCCGACTAGCTTCGGCCATGAGCTTAGGGCTTGTCTTCGTTGCCGACTCGTCAAGACCTATGACCAG TTTAGAGACGCTGGTTGCGAGAATTGTCCTTTCTTCAAGATGGAAGAGGATCATGAGCGTATCGTGGAGGTCACTACCCCTAATTTCAATGG TATAATCTCTGTGATGGATCCAAGTAGAAGCTGGGCGGCTAGGTGGTTAAGAATCG TTTGCTCCTGGTTGCTACACACTTGCTGTCTCAGAGCCACTCCCTGA
- the SPT42 gene encoding SPT4 homolog 2 (SPT4 homolog 2 (SPT42); FUNCTIONS IN: positive transcription elongation factor activity, zinc ion binding; INVOLVED IN: positive regulation of transcription, N-terminal protein myristoylation; LOCATED IN: nucleus; EXPRESSED IN: 22 plant structures; EXPRESSED DURING: 13 growth stages; CONTAINS InterPro DOMAIN/s: Transcription initiation Spt4 (InterPro:IPR009287), Transcription initiation Spt4-like (InterPro:IPR016046); BEST Arabidopsis thaliana protein match is: Transcription initiation Spt4-like protein (TAIR:AT5G08565.1); Has 30201 Blast hits to 17322 proteins in 780 species: Archae - 12; Bacteria - 1396; Metazoa - 17338; Fungi - 3422; Plants - 5037; Viruses - 0; Other Eukaryotes - 2996 (source: NCBI BLink).): MGSAPAQIPTSFGHELRACLRCRLVKTYDQFRDAGCENCPFFKMEEDHERIVEVTTPNFNGIISVMDPSRSWAARWLRIGKFAPGCYTLAVSEPLPEEMQHLCQEERVQYVLPKRM; this comes from the exons ATGGGAAGCGCACCAGCTCAGATTCCGACTAGCTTCGGCCATGAGCTTAGGGCTTGTCTTCGTTGCCGACTCGTCAAGACCTATGACCAG TTTAGAGACGCTGGTTGCGAGAATTGTCCTTTCTTCAAGATGGAAGAGGATCATGAGCGTATCGTGGAGGTCACTACCCCTAATTTCAATGG TATAATCTCTGTGATGGATCCAAGTAGAAGCTGGGCGGCTAGGTGGTTAAGAATCG GGAAGTTTGCTCCTGGTTGCTACACACTTGCTGTCTCAGAGCCACTCCCTGAGGAAATGCAG CACTTATGCCAAGAGGAGCGTGTACAATATGTTCTGCCGAAACGCATGTGA
- a CDS encoding Pyruvate kinase family protein, protein MSNIDIEGILKELPNDGRTPKTKIVCTLGPASRSVTMIEKLLKAGMNVARFNFSHGSHEYHQETLDNLRTAMQNTGILAAVMLDTKGPEIRTGFLKDGNPIQLKEGQEITITTDYDIKGDEKTISMSYKKLPVDVKPGNTILCADGSISLAVVSCDPNAGTVICRCENTAMLGERKNVNLPGVVVDLPTLTDKDVEDILKWGVPNNIDMIALSFVRKGSDLVNVRKVLGSHSKSIMLMSKVENQEGVLNFDEILRETDAFMVARGDLGMEIPIEKIFLAQKMMIYKCNLAGKPVVTATQMLESMIKSPRPTRAEATDVANAVLDGTDCVMLSGESAAGAYPEIAVKTMAKICIEAESSLDYNTIFKEMIRATPLPMSTLESLASSAVRTANKAKAKLIIVLTRGGTTAKLVAKYRPAVPILSVVVPVFTSDTFNWSCSDESPARHSLIYRGLIPVLGEGSAKATDSESTEEIIESALKSATEKGLCNHGDAVVALHRIGAASVIKICVVK, encoded by the exons atgtcGAACATAGACATAGAAGGAATATTGAAGGAGCTACCTAATGATGGGAGGACTCCTAAGACTAAGATCGTTTGTACATTAGGTCCTGCGTCTAGGTCTGTGACAATGATTGAGAAGCTTCTTAAAGCAGGCATGAATGTAGCTCGATTCAATTTCTCTCACGGAAGCCATGAGTACCATCAGGAGACTCTTGACAATCTCCGCACCGCTATGCAGAATACCGGCATTCTCGCTGCTGTTATGCTTGATACAAAg GGGCCTGAGATTCGTACCGGTTTCTTGAAAGATGGGAACCCTATACAACTAAAGGAAGGCCAAGAGATCACAATTACCACTGATTATGACATCAAGGGCGATGAGAAAACGATTTCCATGAGCTACAAAAAGCTCCCAGTGGATGTGAAGCCCGGAAATACCATACTATGTGCAGATGGAAGCATAAGTCTTGCTGTCGTGTCATGTGATCCAAACGCTGGGACTGTTATATGTCGATGTGAAAATACAGCCATGCtaggtgaaagaaaaaatgtgaatCTCCCaggtgttgttgttgatctCCCCACATTGACTGACAAGGATGTAGAAGATATTCTTAAATGGGGTGTTCCAAACAACATCGATATGATTGCTCTTTCATTTGTTCGCAAAGGTTCAGATCTTGTTAATGTCCGGAAAGTCCTTGGATCACATTCCAAGAGTATAATGTTGATGTCGAAG GTTGAGAACCAAGAAGGAGTCCTGAATTTCGATGAGATTTTGCGTGAAACTGATGCATTCATGGTTGCTCGTGGTGATCTTGGGATGGAGATTCCGATAGAGAAGATCTTCTTGgctcagaagatgatgatctACAAGTGTAACCTTGCAGGTAAACCGGTGGTCACAGCCACTCAAATGCTCGAGTCGATGATCAAATCACCACGGCCAACACGAGCAGAAGCCACAGATGTAGCAAACGCAGTTCTCGATGGCACTGACTGTGTGATGCTTAGCGGAGAAAGTGCTGCAGGAGCTTACCCTGAAATAGCAGTGAAAACAATGGCTAAAATCTGCATCGAGGCGGAATCATCGCTTGACTACAACACAATCTTCAAGGAGATGATTAGAGCAACTCCACTTCCAATGAGCACTCTTGAGAGTCTTGCATCATCAGCTGTACGAACGGCAAACAAAGCCAAAGCCAAACTCATCATCGTGTTGACCAGAGGAGGTACAACAGCTAAACTGGTGGCCAAGTATAGACCGGCTGTTCCAATTCTATCGGTGGTTGTTCCGGTCTTCACCAGCGATACGTTTAACTGGAGTTGCAGCGATGAGTCACCGGCGAGGCATAGTTTGATATATAGAGGTCTGATACCGGTTTTGGGTGAAGGATCTGCAAAAGCAACTGATAGTGAATCCACAGAGGAGATTATTGAATCTGCTTTGAAGTCAGCGACAGAGAAAGGACTGTGTAACCATGGTGATGCTGTGGTGGCTCTGCACCGTATTGGAGCTGCTTCGGTTATCAAGATCTGTGTGGTGAAGTGA
- a CDS encoding Nucleic acid-binding, OB-fold-like protein (Nucleic acid-binding, OB-fold-like protein; CONTAINS InterPro DOMAIN/s: Nucleic acid-binding, OB-fold-like (InterPro:IPR016027), Nucleic acid-binding, OB-fold (InterPro:IPR012340); Has 222 Blast hits to 217 proteins in 77 species: Archae - 8; Bacteria - 0; Metazoa - 154; Fungi - 0; Plants - 44; Viruses - 0; Other Eukaryotes - 16 (source: NCBI BLink).), producing the protein MQLFLKDIVPAAQNNIDTRFIILDKAKSSAANGKNYCIALAADETAAVHIQLWGDECDAFEAGDIVKLTNGIFSYVRNSGLILRAGKRGKMEKMGEFTVAFVETPNISEIQWIPDPENPKRYIQSGVVSAYSRIFPPLP; encoded by the coding sequence ATGCAATTGTTTCTCAAGGATATAGTTCCAGCGGCGCAGAACAACATAGACACGCGTTTCATCATCCTCGACAAAGCCAAATCGTCTGCGGCAAACGGGAAGAATTATTGTATTGCGTTGGCGGCGGATGAAACGGCTGCGGTTCACATACAGCTGTGGGGAGATGAGTGCGACGCGTTCGAGGCAGGAGATATCGTGAAGCTCACCAATGGGATTTTCTCATACGTGCGTAACAGTGGACTTATTCTCAGAGCTGGGAAGCGTgggaagatggagaagatggGAGAGTTCACGGTTGCGTTTGTCGAAACGCCAAACATTAGTGAGATCCAATGGATTCCTGATCCTGAGAATCCCAAACGCTATATTCAGAGCGGCGTCGTTTCAGCTTATTCCCGTATCTTCCCTCCTTTGCCTTGA
- a CDS encoding zinc ion binding / DNA binding protein (zinc ion binding;DNA binding; FUNCTIONS IN: DNA binding, zinc ion binding; INVOLVED IN: histone modification, transcription initiation; LOCATED IN: nucleus; EXPRESSED IN: 18 plant structures; EXPRESSED DURING: 13 growth stages; CONTAINS InterPro DOMAIN/s: Zinc finger, RING-type, conserved site (InterPro:IPR017907), Plus-3 domain, subgroup (InterPro:IPR018144), SWIB/MDM2 domain (InterPro:IPR003121), Zinc finger, PHD-type (InterPro:IPR001965), Plus-3 (InterPro:IPR004343), Zinc finger, FYVE/PHD-type (InterPro:IPR011011); BEST Arabidopsis thaliana protein match is: SWIB/MDM2 domain;Plus-3;GYF (TAIR:AT5G08430.1); Has 1143 Blast hits to 955 proteins in 114 species: Archae - 0; Bacteria - 2; Metazoa - 778; Fungi - 27; Plants - 204; Viruses - 3; Other Eukaryotes - 129 (source: NCBI BLink).), translating to MARDMNVVEILDDEEEDEKECEDWCFICKDGGNLMLCDFKDCPKVYHESCVEKDSSASKNGDSYICMWHSCYLCKKTPKLCCLCCSHAVCEGCVTHAEFIQLKGDKGLCNQCQEYVFALEEIQEYDAAGDKLDLTDRNTFECLFLEYWEIAKKQEGLTFDDVRKVCASKPQKKGVKSKYKDDPKFSLGDVHTSKSQKKGDKLKNKDDPKFALGDAHTSKSGKKGVKLKNKDDPKFLVSDHAVEDAVDYKKVGKNKRMEFIRWGSKPLIDFLTSIGEDTREAMSQHSVESVIRRYIREKNLLDREKKKKVHCDEKLYSIFRKKSINQKRIYTLLNTHLKENLDQVEYFTPLELGFIEKNEKRFSEKNDKVMMPCKKQKTESSDDEICEKEVQPEMRATGFATINADNLKLVYLRKSLVLELLKQNDSFVDKVVGSFVKVKNGPRDFMAYQILQVTGIKNADDQSEGVLLHVSGMASGVSISKLDDSDIREEEIKDLKQKVMNGLLRQTTVVEMEQKAKALHYDITKHWIARQLNILQKRINCANEKGWRRELEEYLEQRELLEKPSEQERLLKEIPRIIEDFIEIKQEPCVGGLSHEAVINID from the exons atgGCGAGAGATATGAATGTAGTGGAGATTTTGgatgatgaggaggaggatgagaaGGAGTGTGAGGATTGGTGCTTTATCTGTAAAGATGGTGGAAACCTAATGCTCTGTGACTTCAA AGACTGTCCAAAAGTTTATCATGAAAGTTGCGTTGAAAAGGATAGCTCAGCAAGCAAGAATGGAGACTCGTATATCTGTA TGTGGCACAGTTGCTACTTGTGTAAGAAAACACCAAAGCTATGCTGCCTTTGTTGCTCACATGCTGTATGTGAAGGCTGTGTCACTCATGCTGAGTTTATTCAACTTAAAGGGGATAAAGGGTTATGCAATCAATGCCAGGAGTATGTCTTTGCTTTAGAAGAAATTCAAGAATATGATGCTGCTGGG GATAAGCTTGACTTGACAGATCGGAATACATTTGAGTGTCTGTTTCTTGAGTATTGGGAAATTGCGAAAAAACAAGAAGGTCTAACTTTTGACGATGTCCGCAAGGTCTGCGCTTCAAAGCCACAAAAGAAAGGTGTCAAGTCAAAGTACAAAGATGATCCCAAATTTTCGCTTGGTGATGTCCACACTTCAAAGTCACAAAAGAAAGGCGACAAGCTGAAGAACAAAGATGATCCCAAATTTGCGCTTGGTGATGCCCACACTTCAAAGTCAGGAAAGAAAGGCGTCAAGCTGAAGAACAAAGATGATCCCAAATTTTTAGTATCTGACCATGCGGTTGAAGATGCAGTTGATTATAAAAAGGTTGGCAAAAACAAGAGAATGGAGTTTATCAGATGGGGTTCAAAGCCTCTCATTGATTTCCTAACGTCCATAGGGGAAGACACCAGAGAGGCAATGTCACAACATAGTGTTGAGTCAGTTATCCGCAGGTACATTCGTGAGAAAAACCTGCTTGACcgtgaaaagaagaagaaagttcaTTGTGATGAGAAGCTGTACTCTATCTTCAGGAAAAAGTCTATAAATCAGAAAAGGATTTATACACTTTTGAATACTCACCTGAAAGAAAACCTTGATCAGGTGGAGTATTTCACACCTTTGGAACTTGGCttcattgaaaaaaatgaaaagcgATTCAGTGAAAAGAATGATAAGGTTATGATGCCGTGCAAGAagcaaaaaacagaaagttCAGATGACGAAATTTGTGAGAAGGAAGTGCAACCTGAAATGCGAGCAACTGGTTTCGCCACGATCAATGCAGATAATCTAAAGCTTGTTTATCTACGTAAGAGCTTAGTCTTAGAGTTGTTGAAGCAGAATGATAGCTTTGTGGACAAAGTGGTGGGAAGCTTTGTGAAAGTGAAGAATGGCCCTAGGGACTTTATGGCGTACCAGATCTTGCAGGTTACAG GCATTAAAAATGCTGATGATCAGAGTGAGGGCGTGCTTCTTCATGTTTCTGGTATGGCAAGTGGTGTTAGCATTTCCAAGCTGGATGATTCTGACATAAGAGAG GAAGAGATTAAAGATTTGAAGCAAAAAGTGATGAATGGTCTTCTGAGACAGACAACTGTT GTGGAGATGGAGCAGAAGGCTAAGGCTCTCCATTatgatataacaaaacat TGGATTGCAAGGCAGCTTAACATTCTGCAGAAGCGCATCAACTGTGCTAATGAGAAAGGATGGAGAAGAGA ATTAGAGGAGTATCTAGAGCAGAGAGAACTTCTGGAGAAACCTTCAGAGCAGGAGAGGTTACTAAAAGAAATTCCAAGGATCATTGAAGACTTCATCGAGATTAAACAAGAACCATGTGTCGGCGGTTTGTCACATGAGGCGGTTATAAATATCGATTAA
- a CDS encoding zinc ion binding / DNA binding protein, with product MARDMNVVEILDDEEEDEKECEDWCFICKDGGNLMLCDFKDCPKVYHESCVEKDSSASKNGDSYICMWHSCYLCKKTPKLCCLCCSHAVCEGCVTHAEFIQLKGDKGLCNQCQEYVFALEEIQEYDAAGDKLDLTDRNTFECLFLEYWEIAKKQEGLTFDDVRKVCASKPQKKGVKSKYKDDPKFSLGDVHTSKSQKKGDKLKNKDDPKFALGDAHTSKSGKKGVKLKNKDDPKFLVSDHAVEDAVDYKKVGKNKRMEFIRWGSKPLIDFLTSIGEDTREAMSQHSVESVIRRYIREKNLLDREKKKKVHCDEKLYSIFRKKSINQKRIYTLLNTHLKENLDQVEYFTPLELGFIEKNEKRFSEKNDKVMMPCKKQKTESSDDEICEKEVQPEMRATGFATINADNLKLVYLRKSLVLELLKQNDSFVDKVVGSFVKVKNGPRDFMAYQILQVTGIKNADDQSEGVLLHVSGMASGVSISKLDDSDIREEEIKDLKQKVMNGLLRQTTVVSCVYHKIWFSVYSLT from the exons atgGCGAGAGATATGAATGTAGTGGAGATTTTGgatgatgaggaggaggatgagaaGGAGTGTGAGGATTGGTGCTTTATCTGTAAAGATGGTGGAAACCTAATGCTCTGTGACTTCAA AGACTGTCCAAAAGTTTATCATGAAAGTTGCGTTGAAAAGGATAGCTCAGCAAGCAAGAATGGAGACTCGTATATCTGTA TGTGGCACAGTTGCTACTTGTGTAAGAAAACACCAAAGCTATGCTGCCTTTGTTGCTCACATGCTGTATGTGAAGGCTGTGTCACTCATGCTGAGTTTATTCAACTTAAAGGGGATAAAGGGTTATGCAATCAATGCCAGGAGTATGTCTTTGCTTTAGAAGAAATTCAAGAATATGATGCTGCTGGG GATAAGCTTGACTTGACAGATCGGAATACATTTGAGTGTCTGTTTCTTGAGTATTGGGAAATTGCGAAAAAACAAGAAGGTCTAACTTTTGACGATGTCCGCAAGGTCTGCGCTTCAAAGCCACAAAAGAAAGGTGTCAAGTCAAAGTACAAAGATGATCCCAAATTTTCGCTTGGTGATGTCCACACTTCAAAGTCACAAAAGAAAGGCGACAAGCTGAAGAACAAAGATGATCCCAAATTTGCGCTTGGTGATGCCCACACTTCAAAGTCAGGAAAGAAAGGCGTCAAGCTGAAGAACAAAGATGATCCCAAATTTTTAGTATCTGACCATGCGGTTGAAGATGCAGTTGATTATAAAAAGGTTGGCAAAAACAAGAGAATGGAGTTTATCAGATGGGGTTCAAAGCCTCTCATTGATTTCCTAACGTCCATAGGGGAAGACACCAGAGAGGCAATGTCACAACATAGTGTTGAGTCAGTTATCCGCAGGTACATTCGTGAGAAAAACCTGCTTGACcgtgaaaagaagaagaaagttcaTTGTGATGAGAAGCTGTACTCTATCTTCAGGAAAAAGTCTATAAATCAGAAAAGGATTTATACACTTTTGAATACTCACCTGAAAGAAAACCTTGATCAGGTGGAGTATTTCACACCTTTGGAACTTGGCttcattgaaaaaaatgaaaagcgATTCAGTGAAAAGAATGATAAGGTTATGATGCCGTGCAAGAagcaaaaaacagaaagttCAGATGACGAAATTTGTGAGAAGGAAGTGCAACCTGAAATGCGAGCAACTGGTTTCGCCACGATCAATGCAGATAATCTAAAGCTTGTTTATCTACGTAAGAGCTTAGTCTTAGAGTTGTTGAAGCAGAATGATAGCTTTGTGGACAAAGTGGTGGGAAGCTTTGTGAAAGTGAAGAATGGCCCTAGGGACTTTATGGCGTACCAGATCTTGCAGGTTACAG GCATTAAAAATGCTGATGATCAGAGTGAGGGCGTGCTTCTTCATGTTTCTGGTATGGCAAGTGGTGTTAGCATTTCCAAGCTGGATGATTCTGACATAAGAGAG GAAGAGATTAAAGATTTGAAGCAAAAAGTGATGAATGGTCTTCTGAGACAGACAACTGTTGTAAGTTGTGTATATCACAAGATTTGGTTCTCTGTTTATTCATTAACATGA
- a CDS encoding Leucine-rich repeat protein kinase family protein (Leucine-rich repeat protein kinase family protein; FUNCTIONS IN: protein serine/threonine kinase activity, protein kinase activity, ATP binding; INVOLVED IN: transmembrane receptor protein tyrosine kinase signaling pathway, protein amino acid phosphorylation; LOCATED IN: cellular_component unknown; EXPRESSED IN: 22 plant structures; EXPRESSED DURING: 13 growth stages; CONTAINS InterPro DOMAIN/s: Protein kinase, ATP binding site (InterPro:IPR017441), Protein kinase, catalytic domain (InterPro:IPR000719), Leucine-rich repeat-containing N-terminal domain, type 2 (InterPro:IPR013210), Leucine-rich repeat (InterPro:IPR001611), Serine-threonine/tyrosine-protein kinase (InterPro:IPR001245), Protein kinase-like domain (InterPro:IPR011009), Serine/threonine-protein kinase, active site (InterPro:IPR008271); BEST Arabidopsis thaliana protein match is: leucine-rich repeat transmembrane protein kinase family protein (TAIR:AT5G10290.1); Has 30201 Blast hits to 17322 proteins in 780 species: Archae - 12; Bacteria - 1396; Metazoa - 17338; Fungi - 3422; Plants - 5037; Viruses - 0; Other Eukaryotes - 2996 (source: NCBI BLink).) yields MAHSGNGESFHDPLRGFIQRNCFRWNNQKLILQCFMALAFVGITSSTTQPDIEGGALLQLRDSLNDSSNRLKWTRDFVSPCYSWSYVTCRGQSVVALNLASSGFTGTLSPAITKLKFLVTLELQNNSLSGALPDSLGNMVNLQTLNLSVNSFSGSIPASWSQLSNLKHLDLSSNNLTGSIPTQFFSIPTFDFSGTQLICGKSLNQPCSSSSRLPVTSSKKKLRDITLTASCVASIILFLGAMVMYHHHRVRRTKYDIFFDVAGEDDRKISFGQLKRFSLREIQLATDSFNESNLIGQGGFGKVYRGLLPDKTKVAVKRLADYFSPGGEAAFQREIQLISVAVHKNLLRLIGFCTTSSERILVYPYMENLSVAYRLRDLKAGEEGLDWPTRKRVAFGSAHGLEYLHEHCNPKIIHRDLKAANILLDNNFEPVLGDFGLAKLVDTSLTHVTTQVRGTMGHIAPEYLCTGKSSEKTDVFGYGITLLELVTGQRAIDFSRLEEEENILLLDHIKKLLREQRLRDIVDSNLTTYDSKEVETIVQVALLCTQGSPEDRPAMSEVVKMLQGTGGLAEKWTEWEQLEEVRNKEALLLPTLPATWDEEETTVDQESIRLSTAR; encoded by the exons ATGGCTCACTCGG GGAACGGTGAAAGTTTCCATGATCCTCTTCGAGGATTCATTCAAAGAAATTGCTTTAGATGGAACAATCAGAAATTGATCTTACAATGTTTCATGGCCTTAGCTTTTGTGGGAATCACTTCGTCAACAACTCAACCAGATATCGAAg GAGGAGCTCTGTTGCAGCTCAGAGATTCGCTTAATGATTCGAGCAATCGTCTAAAATGGACACGCGATTTTGTGAGCCCTTGCTATAGTTGGTCTTATGTTACCTGCAGAGGCCAGAGTGTTGTGGCTCT AAATCTTGCCTCGAGTGGATTCACAGGAACACTCTCTCCAGCTATTACAAAACTGAAGTTCTTGGTTACCTT AGAGTTACAGAACAATAGTTTATCTGGTGCCTTACCAGATTCTCTTGGGAACATGGTTAATCTACAGACTTTAAACCTATCAGTGAATAGTTTCAGCGGATCGATACCAGCGAGCTGGAGTCAGCTCTCGAATCTAAAGCACTT GGATCTCTCATCCAATAATTTAACAGGAAGCATCCCAACACAATTCTTCTCAATCCCAACATTCga TTTTTCAGGAACTCAGCTTATATGCGGTAAAAGTTTGAATCAGCCTTGTTCTTCAAGTTCTCGTCTTCCAG TCACATCCTCCAAGAAAAAGCTGAGAGACATTACTTTGACTGCAAGTTGTGTTGCTTCTATAATCTTATTCCTTGGAGCAATGGTTATGTATCATCACCATCGCGTCCGCAGAACCAAATACGACATCTTTTTTGATGTAGCTG GGGAAGATGACAGGAAGATTTCCTTTGGACAACTAAAACGATTCTCTTTACGTGAAATCCAGCTCGCAACAGATAGTTTCAACGAGAGCAATTTGATAGGACAAGGAGGATTTGGTAAAGTATACAGAGGTTTGCTTccagacaaaacaaaagttgcaGTGAAACGCCTTGCGGATTACTTCAGTCCTGGAGGAGAAGCTGCTTTCCAAAGAGAGATTCAGCTCATAAGCGTTGCGGTTCATAAAAATCTCTTACGCCTTATTGGCTTCTGCACAACTTCCTCTGAGAGAATCCTTGTTTATCCATACATGGAAAATCTTAGTGTTGCATATCGACTAAGAG ATTTGAAAGCGGGAGAGGAAGGATTAGACTGGCCAACAAGGAAGCGTGTAGCTTTTGGTTCAGCTCACGGTTTAGAGTATCTACACGAACATTGTAACCCGAAGATCATACACCGCGATCTCAAGGCTGCAAACATACTTTTAGACAACAATTTTGAGCCAGTTCTTGGAGATTTCGGTTTAGCTAAGCTTGTGGACACATCTCTGACTCATGTCACAACTCAAGTCCGAGGCACAATGGGTCACATTGCGCCAGAGTATCTCTGCACAGGAAAATCATCTGAAAAAACCGATGTTTTTGGTTACGGTATAACGCTTCTTGAGCTTGTTACTGGTCAGCGCGCAATCGATTTTTCACGCttggaagaagaggaaaatattCTCTTGCTTGATCAT ATAAAGAAGTTGCTTAGAGAACAGAGACTTAGAGACATTGTTGATAGCAATTTGACTACATATGACTCCAAAGAAGTTGAAACAATCGTTCAAGTGGCTCTTCTCTGCACACAAGGCTCACCAGAAGATAGACCAGCGATGTCTGAAGTGGTCAAAATGCTTCAAGGGACTGGTGGTTTGGCTGAGAAATGGACTGAATGGGAACAACTTGAAGAAGTTAGGAACAAAGAAGCATTGTTGCTTCCGACTTTACCGGCTACTtgggatgaagaagaaaccaccGTTGATCAAGAATCTATCCGATTATCGACAgcaagatga